A single window of Halobacterium jilantaiense DNA harbors:
- a CDS encoding universal stress protein, giving the protein MYETILLPTDGSEGTAAAAEHAGTIAAQFDATVHVVSVADERNRFESPSAGLAGEAWDERERERAEATTRETAAALPDEVSVETAVVDGIPHEAIVEYAESAGVDVVVMGTHGRTGLDHYLVGSVAEKVVRTSPVPVLTVGLDD; this is encoded by the coding sequence GTGTACGAGACGATTCTGCTCCCGACCGACGGCAGCGAAGGGACGGCCGCGGCGGCCGAACACGCCGGCACGATTGCAGCGCAGTTCGACGCGACCGTCCACGTCGTCTCGGTGGCCGACGAACGCAACCGCTTCGAGTCGCCGAGCGCCGGGCTCGCCGGCGAGGCGTGGGACGAACGGGAGCGCGAGCGCGCCGAGGCGACGACCCGCGAGACGGCGGCTGCGCTCCCCGACGAGGTGTCCGTCGAGACCGCCGTCGTCGACGGCATTCCGCACGAGGCCATCGTCGAGTACGCCGAATCGGCGGGCGTCGACGTGGTCGTGATGGGGACCCACGGCCGCACCGGGCTGGACCACTATCTGGTCGGCAGCGTCGCGGAGAAGGTCGTCCGGACGTCGCCCGTCCCGGTGTTGACGGTGGGACTGGACGACTGA
- a CDS encoding excinuclease ABC subunit C, whose translation MDADEVRERASDLPAEPGVYQFVERPATGVDERASDARSADEHEGDSDGERDLRGGDGTVLYVGKAVDVRDRVRSYADPRSGRIARMVERADDLAFAVTDTETQALLLEANLVKRHQPRYNVRLKDDKSYPLVQFTAHDAPRIEVTRDPDPGAAAFGPYTDKGRVETVVKAIREVYGLRGCSEHKYRNRERPCLDYEMGLCTAPCTGEISEADYRADVESARRFFEGETGALADPIRREMERAAQDQQFERAANLRDRLDVVEGFHDGAGAAVAAGGDDSAATTDVLGVAVEGDAATVARLHAEHGQLVERDQHRLDAPEDTEHRVGAVLAAFLAQYYAERELPDRILLPEPHGDDEVAAWLAAAGVEVTVPGAGRDATLVDLALKNAHRRSGSGDELGALADALGVSRPERIEGFDVSHAQGKAVVGSDVCFVGGSAETADYRRKKLDDENDDYANMRRLLRWRAERAVEAERASGHAGDDRPDPDLLLIDGGRGQLDAALDAVDDVGWDGPEAVVALAKDEEVVVTANRTYDWDSDAPQLHVLQRVRDEAHRFAVAYHQSLRDEVSTALDGVEGVGPALRKRLLRRFGSVEGVRQASVDDLRTVEGVGEATAETIASRL comes from the coding sequence ATGGACGCCGACGAGGTCAGAGAACGCGCGAGCGACCTGCCGGCGGAGCCCGGCGTCTACCAGTTCGTGGAACGGCCGGCGACTGGCGTCGACGAGCGCGCGAGCGATGCGCGCAGCGCCGACGAACACGAGGGCGACTCTGACGGCGAACGGGACCTTCGGGGCGGCGACGGCACCGTCCTCTACGTCGGGAAGGCGGTAGACGTGCGGGACCGCGTGCGGTCGTACGCGGACCCGAGGAGCGGGCGCATCGCGCGGATGGTCGAGCGCGCGGACGACCTGGCGTTCGCGGTGACGGACACGGAGACGCAGGCGCTGTTGCTGGAGGCGAACCTCGTGAAGCGCCACCAGCCGCGGTACAACGTCCGACTGAAAGACGACAAGTCCTACCCGCTCGTGCAGTTCACGGCCCACGACGCGCCCCGCATCGAGGTCACTCGCGACCCGGACCCGGGCGCTGCGGCGTTCGGACCGTACACGGACAAGGGCCGCGTTGAGACGGTCGTGAAGGCGATTCGGGAGGTGTACGGCCTCCGCGGGTGTTCCGAGCACAAGTACCGGAACCGCGAGCGCCCCTGTCTCGACTACGAGATGGGGCTGTGTACCGCTCCCTGCACGGGCGAAATCAGCGAGGCCGACTACCGGGCGGACGTGGAGTCGGCCCGCCGGTTCTTCGAGGGGGAGACGGGCGCGCTCGCCGACCCGATTCGCCGCGAGATGGAGCGAGCCGCCCAGGACCAGCAGTTCGAGCGCGCGGCGAACCTCCGGGACCGCCTCGACGTCGTCGAGGGGTTCCACGACGGCGCGGGCGCGGCGGTCGCGGCTGGCGGCGACGACAGCGCCGCGACGACGGACGTGCTCGGCGTCGCAGTCGAGGGCGACGCGGCGACGGTGGCGCGGCTGCACGCGGAACACGGCCAGCTCGTGGAGCGCGACCAGCACAGACTGGACGCGCCCGAAGACACCGAGCACAGAGTGGGTGCCGTGCTCGCGGCGTTCCTCGCGCAGTACTACGCCGAGCGCGAGCTCCCGGACCGCATCCTGCTGCCGGAGCCCCACGGCGACGACGAGGTAGCGGCGTGGCTGGCGGCCGCGGGCGTCGAGGTGACGGTGCCGGGAGCGGGCCGCGACGCGACGCTGGTGGACCTCGCGCTGAAGAACGCCCACCGGCGGTCTGGGAGCGGCGACGAACTCGGCGCGCTCGCGGACGCGCTGGGCGTCTCGCGACCCGAGCGCATCGAGGGATTCGACGTGAGCCACGCCCAGGGGAAAGCAGTCGTCGGCAGCGACGTCTGTTTCGTCGGCGGGAGCGCGGAGACGGCCGACTACCGCCGGAAGAAACTCGACGACGAGAACGACGACTACGCGAACATGCGGCGGCTACTGCGGTGGCGCGCCGAGCGCGCCGTCGAGGCCGAACGTGCCAGCGGGCACGCGGGCGACGACCGGCCGGACCCCGACCTCCTCCTGATAGACGGCGGCCGCGGCCAGTTAGACGCCGCGCTGGACGCCGTCGACGACGTTGGCTGGGACGGGCCGGAGGCGGTGGTCGCGCTCGCGAAGGACGAGGAGGTCGTGGTGACGGCGAACCGCACCTACGACTGGGACAGCGACGCGCCCCAGTTGCACGTCCTCCAGCGGGTTCGCGACGAAGCCCACCGGTTCGCGGTCGCGTACCACCAGTCGCTGCGGGACGAGGTGTCGACGGCGCTGGACGGCGTCGAGGGCGTCGGGCCGGCGCTCCGGAAGCGGCTGCTGCGGCGGTTCGGGAGCGTCGAGGGCGTCCGGCAGGCGTCGGTCGACGACCTCCGGACGGTGGAGGGCGTCGGGGAGGCGACGGCGGAGACCATCGCCAGCCGACTCTGA
- a CDS encoding DUF5518 domain-containing protein — translation MAATADAPDDTGGVDPSSVFYDTWLDYLVVALLTIEGLLGAWLGWALTNGVDQTVADDFAAEFFSDPEVSTAEFPFTEAEFADAVYAAFTWAGWGFVLTGVATVAVAVLFYRYRGSVRERLADGRQAPRWHAPLFGGLLATALVFVPFAQVLGGGVAGYLSDRSAIADGALAGVVFGAPAYLLWAAVFVGGISAGFGSIGLLVVFSVLIYLATHVFLATVGGLVGGFLS, via the coding sequence ATGGCTGCAACCGCAGACGCACCCGACGACACCGGCGGTGTGGACCCCTCGTCGGTGTTCTACGACACCTGGCTGGACTACCTCGTGGTCGCCCTGCTCACGATAGAGGGGCTGTTGGGGGCCTGGCTCGGCTGGGCGCTGACCAACGGCGTCGACCAGACGGTCGCCGACGACTTCGCCGCGGAGTTCTTCTCGGACCCCGAGGTGTCGACGGCCGAGTTCCCGTTCACGGAGGCCGAATTCGCCGACGCCGTCTACGCGGCTTTCACGTGGGCGGGCTGGGGATTCGTGCTCACCGGCGTCGCCACCGTCGCCGTCGCCGTCCTGTTCTACCGGTACCGCGGCAGCGTCCGCGAGCGACTGGCCGACGGCCGCCAGGCCCCGCGCTGGCACGCGCCGCTGTTCGGTGGCCTGCTCGCGACCGCGCTGGTGTTCGTGCCGTTCGCGCAGGTGCTCGGCGGCGGCGTCGCCGGCTACCTCTCCGACCGCAGCGCCATCGCCGACGGCGCGCTCGCCGGCGTGGTGTTCGGCGCGCCCGCGTACCTCCTCTGGGCGGCCGTGTTCGTCGGTGGCATTAGCGCCGGCTTCGGTTCCATCGGCCTCCTGGTCGTCTTCTCGGTCCTCATCTACCTCGCCACCCACGTGTTTCTAGCGACCGTCGGCGGACTGGTCGGCGGCTTCCTCTCGTAG
- a CDS encoding ABC transporter ATP-binding protein, translating to MPAIELNGVTKRYGDVTALRDLDLEVKDGEIYGFLGPNGAGKSTTIDILLDFVRPTSGRAGVLGMDAQADSQAIRQRIGVLPEGFQVYKRLTARQHLEFAIQSKNADNEPEALLERVGIPDAIDRKAGGFSKGMQQRLALAIALVGEPDLLILDEPSTGLDPNGAREMRAIITEEADRGATVFFSSHILEQVEAVCDRVGILKAGELVAEDSIEALRAAADTSTTLTVTLDAATDAAVDAARDVPGVAEVSVDGDSLVVRADSGSKTDVLDAVEATGADVRDFSTEQASLDDVFAAYTEGVSA from the coding sequence ATGCCAGCCATCGAACTGAACGGCGTCACCAAGCGGTACGGTGACGTCACCGCCCTCCGCGACCTCGACCTCGAAGTCAAGGACGGGGAGATATACGGCTTCCTCGGCCCGAACGGCGCGGGGAAGTCCACGACTATCGACATCCTCTTGGACTTCGTCCGGCCGACCAGCGGCCGGGCCGGCGTCCTCGGCATGGACGCACAGGCCGACTCGCAGGCCATCCGTCAGCGCATCGGCGTACTGCCAGAAGGCTTCCAGGTCTACAAGCGCCTGACCGCCCGCCAGCACCTCGAGTTCGCTATCCAGTCGAAGAACGCCGACAACGAACCGGAGGCGCTCCTGGAGCGCGTCGGCATCCCGGACGCCATCGACCGCAAGGCCGGCGGCTTCTCGAAGGGGATGCAGCAGCGACTCGCGCTCGCCATCGCGCTCGTCGGCGAACCCGACCTGCTCATCCTCGACGAGCCGTCGACGGGCCTCGACCCGAACGGCGCTCGCGAGATGCGCGCCATCATCACGGAGGAGGCCGACCGCGGCGCGACCGTGTTCTTCTCCAGTCACATCCTCGAACAGGTCGAAGCCGTCTGTGACCGCGTCGGCATCCTGAAGGCCGGCGAACTGGTCGCCGAGGACTCCATCGAGGCGCTGCGGGCCGCCGCCGACACCTCGACTACGCTGACCGTCACGCTCGACGCCGCCACAGACGCCGCCGTCGACGCCGCCCGCGACGTCCCCGGTGTCGCCGAGGTGTCCGTCGACGGCGACAGCCTCGTCGTGCGCGCCGACAGCGGCTCGAAGACCGACGTGCTTGACGCCGTCGAAGCGACCGGCGCAGATGTCCGCGACTTCTCCACCGAGCAGGCGTCGCTGGACGATGTCTTCGCCGCCTACACCGAGGGGGTGTCGGCATGA
- a CDS encoding ABC transporter permease, with protein MSWTAIARKDFQDASRSKALWALTALFVLFMAGMAYVFTLVGDAGAGELDTVRLLSFLIGPVTLLIPLTALVMAHKAVASEVESGSAKFLLSLPHTRRDTVVGKVVGRSAVMGVAVLVGLVVAAIVVLGLYDAFDAMAYLGFSVLSLLLAAVFTAIGVGLSAMTKDTGRATILAAGFYIVFEVIWGVVSMGIHYLLNGSFFPMGTPPDWYLLLNRIPPSSAFTTAVYRLLPGDYGVMASYFPDSAPFFLSEWAALVILLAWLVAVPAIGYWRFQAADL; from the coding sequence ATGAGTTGGACCGCAATCGCGCGCAAGGACTTCCAGGACGCCAGCCGGTCGAAGGCCCTCTGGGCGCTCACTGCGCTGTTCGTCCTGTTCATGGCCGGGATGGCCTACGTGTTCACGCTCGTCGGCGACGCTGGGGCCGGCGAACTGGACACCGTCAGGCTGCTGTCATTCCTCATCGGTCCGGTGACGCTGCTCATTCCCCTCACTGCCCTCGTCATGGCGCACAAAGCCGTCGCCAGCGAGGTCGAGTCCGGCTCCGCGAAGTTCCTGCTGTCGCTGCCCCACACTCGGCGGGACACCGTCGTCGGGAAGGTCGTCGGCCGCAGCGCCGTCATGGGTGTCGCGGTACTCGTCGGCCTCGTCGTCGCGGCCATCGTCGTGCTCGGGCTCTACGACGCCTTCGACGCGATGGCGTACCTCGGCTTCTCGGTGCTGTCGCTGCTGCTCGCGGCCGTGTTCACCGCTATCGGTGTCGGGCTCTCCGCGATGACCAAAGACACCGGCCGAGCGACGATTCTCGCCGCCGGGTTCTACATCGTCTTCGAGGTCATCTGGGGCGTCGTCTCCATGGGCATCCACTACCTCCTGAACGGCTCGTTCTTCCCGATGGGAACGCCCCCGGACTGGTACCTCCTCCTGAACCGCATCCCACCGTCGTCGGCGTTCACCACCGCTGTCTATCGGCTGCTGCCCGGTGACTACGGCGTCATGGCGAGCTACTTCCCGGACTCCGCCCCGTTCTTCCTCTCCGAGTGGGCGGCGCTCGTTATCCTCCTCGCGTGGCTCGTCGCCGTCCCCGCTATCGGCTACTGGCGCTTCCAGGCGGCCGACCTGTAG
- a CDS encoding GNAT family N-acetyltransferase, with translation MHVRDATAEDADAVTRLASTDVDADRLVRDRSVRVACVDEEVVGFLAYDTWRGAVHVTRFGGDEDTVDDLLGAPRQFANRESLPLEIVVPESEDGVAELLEAEGFEETGDGPLFDGEHTRRFRWTP, from the coding sequence ATGCACGTCCGGGACGCGACAGCCGAGGACGCCGACGCGGTGACGCGCCTTGCGTCCACAGACGTCGACGCAGACCGCCTCGTCCGGGACCGCAGCGTCCGGGTGGCGTGTGTCGACGAGGAAGTGGTGGGCTTTCTCGCCTACGACACGTGGCGGGGTGCGGTCCACGTCACGCGGTTCGGCGGCGACGAGGACACCGTCGACGACTTGCTGGGAGCACCCCGGCAGTTCGCCAACCGGGAGTCGCTGCCGCTGGAGATAGTGGTGCCGGAGAGCGAGGACGGGGTCGCGGAACTGCTCGAAGCGGAGGGCTTCGAGGAGACGGGCGACGGTCCGCTGTTCGACGGCGAGCACACACGGCGGTTCCGGTGGACGCCGTAA
- a CDS encoding aspartate kinase, protein MRVVAKFGGTSLGSGDRVERAADSIAAAVDAGHEIVVVASAMGNTTDDLLEDITFDADETDRAEIVSMGERTSVRMLKAALAARGVDADFLEPGHEDWPVVTNDRGEVDADVTADRVESLAGHLDDTVPVVTGFLAEDDEGNVTTLGRGGSDTTAVMLGRYLDADEVVIVTDVEGIMTGDPHVVEGARNVGEITVDELRNLSFRGAEVVAPSALSFKDDDLDVRVIHYQHGDLLSGGTRVEGTFENMVDMRESPLACLTVAGRAIRNRPGIMSTLSTALSESEINVDAVASGMDSMTFYVDEAVAERAENVLHREVIDVGELSSVTVTDDIAVIRVLGGELPNRPGVLRRIVDPLADQNINVIDIVSSATSVAVFVSWDDREAALDVVQGGFRS, encoded by the coding sequence GTGCGCGTAGTCGCGAAGTTCGGGGGCACGAGTCTCGGCAGCGGCGACCGCGTCGAGCGAGCCGCCGACTCGATCGCCGCCGCCGTCGACGCCGGCCACGAAATCGTCGTGGTCGCGTCGGCGATGGGGAACACGACAGACGACCTGCTCGAAGACATCACGTTCGACGCCGACGAGACCGACCGCGCCGAAATCGTCTCGATGGGCGAACGCACGTCGGTGCGGATGCTGAAGGCGGCGCTGGCCGCCCGCGGCGTCGACGCCGACTTCCTCGAACCCGGCCACGAGGACTGGCCGGTCGTCACGAACGACCGCGGGGAGGTCGACGCCGACGTCACGGCCGACCGCGTCGAGTCCCTCGCCGGCCACCTCGACGACACCGTCCCCGTCGTCACGGGGTTCCTCGCCGAGGACGACGAAGGCAACGTCACCACGCTGGGTCGCGGCGGCAGCGACACGACGGCCGTGATGCTCGGGCGCTACCTCGACGCCGACGAGGTCGTCATCGTCACCGACGTCGAGGGCATCATGACCGGCGACCCCCACGTCGTCGAGGGTGCCCGGAACGTCGGCGAAATCACCGTCGACGAACTCCGGAACCTCTCCTTCCGCGGTGCCGAGGTCGTCGCGCCGTCGGCGCTCTCGTTCAAGGACGACGACCTCGACGTCCGCGTCATCCACTACCAGCACGGCGACCTGCTCTCCGGCGGCACGCGCGTCGAGGGCACGTTCGAGAACATGGTCGACATGCGTGAGTCGCCGCTCGCCTGCCTGACGGTCGCGGGCCGCGCCATCCGGAACCGGCCCGGCATCATGTCGACGCTCTCCACGGCGCTGTCCGAGAGCGAGATCAACGTCGACGCGGTCGCGTCCGGCATGGACTCCATGACGTTCTACGTCGACGAGGCTGTCGCCGAGCGCGCCGAGAACGTCCTCCATCGGGAGGTCATCGACGTCGGCGAGTTGTCCTCCGTGACGGTCACCGACGACATCGCCGTCATCCGCGTGCTCGGCGGCGAACTCCCGAACCGCCCGGGCGTCCTCCGGCGCATCGTCGACCCGCTCGCCGACCAGAACATCAACGTCATCGACATCGTCTCCTCGGCCACCTCGGTCGCCGTCTTCGTCTCCTGGGACGACCGCGAGGCCGCTCTCGACGTCGTTCAGGGCGGCTTCCGGTCCTGA
- a CDS encoding tryptophanase produces the protein MVDDVELLPRQDREAALADAGYNVFELASDAVAVDLLTDSGTGTMSNDQWAAMMRGDEAYAGSSSFEDLEAAVADVMGFEHIVPAHQGRGAENVLYGALVDEGDTVLNNAHFDTTRAHVAANGADPVDCPVDGARDPDSDDPFKGDFSVETARRVVEDVGVDNVPAVVLTVTNNSMAGQPVSVENTREVAAFADDIDATFVLDACRFAENAHFVQQREPEFADDTVADIAREQLSYADACVMSGKKDGLVNAGGFVGLREQDDLYEACRQRGILYEGFSTYGGMSGRDMAAFAVGLREAVEPPYVEERVGQVQRLAGMLDDRGVPVYQPAGGHAVYVDANAALPHLPRDEYPGQAFVCELYLEGGVRGVELGRFAFPETERRDLVRLALPRRTYGPDHLEHVADTAAAVCERGDEVTGYEIVDEPEMAELRHFSARLEPLQ, from the coding sequence ATGGTCGACGACGTCGAACTCCTCCCCCGGCAGGACCGCGAGGCCGCGCTCGCGGACGCCGGCTACAACGTCTTCGAACTCGCCAGCGACGCCGTCGCCGTCGACCTCCTCACGGACTCCGGCACCGGCACGATGAGCAACGACCAGTGGGCGGCCATGATGCGGGGCGACGAGGCCTACGCCGGCAGCTCCAGCTTCGAGGACCTCGAAGCCGCCGTCGCGGACGTGATGGGCTTCGAGCACATCGTGCCCGCACATCAGGGACGGGGCGCGGAGAACGTCCTCTACGGCGCGCTCGTCGACGAGGGGGACACCGTCCTCAACAACGCCCACTTCGACACCACTCGGGCCCACGTCGCCGCCAACGGCGCTGACCCGGTCGACTGCCCCGTCGACGGCGCTCGCGACCCCGACAGCGACGACCCCTTCAAGGGCGACTTCTCCGTCGAGACGGCCCGCCGCGTCGTCGAGGACGTCGGCGTCGACAACGTTCCCGCGGTCGTGCTCACCGTCACGAACAACTCGATGGCCGGCCAGCCGGTCAGCGTCGAGAACACCCGCGAGGTCGCCGCGTTCGCCGACGACATCGACGCCACGTTCGTTCTCGACGCCTGCCGGTTCGCCGAGAACGCCCACTTCGTCCAGCAGCGCGAACCCGAGTTCGCCGACGACACCGTCGCCGACATCGCCCGCGAACAGCTCTCGTACGCCGACGCCTGCGTCATGAGCGGGAAGAAAGACGGCCTCGTCAACGCCGGCGGCTTCGTCGGCCTCCGCGAGCAGGACGACCTGTACGAGGCGTGCCGGCAGCGCGGCATCCTCTACGAGGGCTTCTCGACGTACGGCGGGATGTCCGGCCGGGACATGGCCGCGTTCGCTGTCGGCCTCCGGGAAGCCGTCGAGCCGCCGTACGTCGAAGAGCGCGTCGGCCAGGTCCAGCGCCTCGCCGGCATGCTCGACGACCGCGGCGTCCCCGTCTACCAGCCCGCCGGCGGCCACGCCGTCTACGTCGACGCTAACGCCGCCCTCCCTCATCTCCCCCGCGACGAGTACCCCGGGCAGGCGTTCGTCTGCGAACTCTACCTGGAGGGCGGCGTCCGCGGCGTCGAACTCGGCCGCTTCGCCTTCCCCGAGACGGAGCGCCGCGACCTCGTCCGCCTCGCGCTCCCCCGGCGCACCTACGGCCCCGACCACCTCGAACACGTCGCCGACACCGCCGCGGCGGTCTGCGAGCGCGGCGACGAGGTCACCGGCTACGAAATCGTCGACGAGCCCGAGATGGCGGAACTGCGGCACTTCTCCGCGCGGCTCGAACCGCTCCAGTAG
- a CDS encoding metallophosphoesterase family protein, with the protein MELGVVSDIHSNLVALEAVLADMPAVDRLVCAGDVVGYNPWPAECVDELSERGVPTVMGNHDRMVATGRNFRGNGMAQAGIDHASDALNDVQRTWVENLPRSRRLADGRVKVVHDHPEVTDKYTYPEEFGPHLLGRDEDGSSDDSEDVLILGHTHVQHHEVYADGVVLNPGSVGQPRDEDPRAAYAVVDLDDLSVTEHRVKYNVEAVQEAVRDAGLPSRTADRLAEGR; encoded by the coding sequence ATGGAACTCGGTGTCGTCTCCGACATCCACTCGAATCTCGTCGCGCTGGAGGCAGTGCTCGCGGACATGCCGGCCGTCGACCGGCTGGTGTGTGCGGGCGACGTGGTCGGCTACAATCCGTGGCCCGCGGAGTGCGTGGACGAACTCAGCGAGCGAGGCGTCCCGACGGTCATGGGCAATCACGACCGGATGGTCGCGACCGGCCGGAACTTCCGCGGGAACGGGATGGCGCAGGCCGGCATCGACCACGCCAGCGACGCGCTGAACGACGTGCAGCGCACGTGGGTGGAGAACCTCCCGCGGTCGCGCCGGCTGGCGGACGGCCGCGTGAAAGTCGTCCACGACCACCCAGAGGTGACGGACAAGTACACGTACCCCGAGGAGTTCGGCCCGCACCTGCTCGGTCGGGACGAGGACGGGTCGAGCGATGACTCGGAGGACGTCCTGATTCTCGGGCACACGCACGTCCAGCACCACGAGGTGTACGCCGACGGCGTCGTCCTGAACCCGGGGAGCGTCGGCCAGCCCCGGGACGAAGACCCTCGTGCCGCCTACGCCGTCGTCGACCTTGACGACCTGTCGGTGACCGAGCACCGCGTCAAGTACAACGTCGAGGCGGTCCAGGAAGCAGTGCGGGACGCCGGCCTGCCGTCGCGGACGGCCGACCGGCTCGCCGAGGGGCGGTAG
- a CDS encoding IMP cyclohydrolase, translating to MYVGRFVVVGPDVAAYRVSSRSFPNRQAVARDDALTVVPTAEADETDNPYVSYNCFRTGGGHAVVGNGSHVDPIAEKLDSGYPPRDALAESLLALDYEKDDYDTPRIAGVLTGDGSAFVGTVRKDALLVEEVEEPTVVATYEKDSPEPIGFDAGTAEAAAEEAYGAAFEHAVCAVGVVRDGDGGYETAVRNGD from the coding sequence ATGTACGTCGGACGATTCGTCGTCGTGGGGCCGGACGTCGCGGCCTACCGAGTGTCGTCGCGGTCGTTCCCGAACCGGCAGGCCGTCGCGAGAGACGACGCGCTGACGGTGGTGCCGACCGCCGAGGCCGACGAGACGGACAACCCCTACGTGTCGTACAACTGCTTCCGGACCGGCGGCGGCCACGCCGTCGTCGGGAACGGCAGCCACGTCGACCCGATTGCGGAGAAACTCGACTCGGGCTACCCGCCGCGGGACGCGCTCGCGGAGTCCCTGCTCGCGCTGGACTACGAGAAAGACGACTACGACACGCCGCGCATCGCGGGCGTGCTCACGGGGGACGGCAGCGCGTTCGTCGGGACCGTCCGGAAGGACGCGCTCCTGGTGGAGGAAGTCGAGGAGCCGACAGTCGTCGCGACCTACGAGAAAGACAGCCCGGAGCCCATCGGCTTCGACGCCGGGACCGCCGAAGCGGCCGCCGAGGAGGCGTACGGCGCGGCCTTCGAGCACGCGGTCTGTGCGGTCGGCGTGGTGCGGGACGGCGACGGCGGCTACGAGACCGCGGTCAGGAACGGCGACTGA
- a CDS encoding FAD binding domain-containing protein, translating into MYPDEFDYREAESVDHAVELLEAHAGEEVELLAGGHSLLPAMKTGLSSPDVLVDIGSVDELRGVSVDGDTLSVGASTSYSEFLDSDAAHEHAPTMTAAVAEVGDRQVRNRGTVGGNLAHADPASDLPGAALASDATLVLQGPDGTRRVSAEEFFFGMYATDVGPSELVTAVEFPSASGAIGAYEKKPSPSSGYAMVGVAVLLDVDGGGVVQSARVGANGVVGQGVSLSSVADAIEGDRLDDDAAEHAASRATEDVDEAMAMDDLQASGEFRLQLLEVYTERALRSAVAAAAAPAAD; encoded by the coding sequence ATGTACCCCGACGAGTTCGACTACCGGGAGGCCGAGTCCGTCGACCACGCGGTCGAACTGCTGGAAGCGCACGCCGGCGAAGAGGTCGAACTGCTGGCGGGCGGCCACAGCCTGCTGCCAGCGATGAAGACCGGGCTGTCGAGCCCGGACGTGCTCGTGGACATCGGGAGCGTCGACGAACTCCGCGGCGTCTCCGTCGACGGCGACACGCTGTCGGTCGGCGCGTCGACCTCGTACAGCGAGTTCCTCGACAGCGACGCCGCCCACGAGCACGCGCCGACGATGACCGCTGCCGTCGCCGAGGTCGGCGACCGACAGGTGCGCAACCGCGGGACGGTCGGCGGGAACCTCGCGCACGCCGACCCCGCGTCGGACCTCCCCGGGGCGGCGCTGGCGTCGGACGCGACGCTCGTCCTGCAGGGGCCCGACGGCACCCGTCGGGTGTCCGCCGAGGAATTCTTCTTCGGGATGTACGCGACCGACGTGGGGCCGAGCGAACTCGTGACGGCCGTGGAGTTCCCGTCGGCGAGCGGCGCTATCGGGGCCTACGAGAAGAAGCCGAGTCCGTCTTCGGGGTACGCGATGGTCGGCGTCGCCGTGCTGCTGGACGTCGACGGCGGCGGCGTCGTCCAGTCGGCGCGCGTCGGCGCGAACGGCGTCGTCGGTCAGGGCGTGTCGCTGTCGTCGGTCGCGGACGCCATCGAGGGCGACCGGCTCGACGACGACGCCGCCGAGCACGCCGCGAGCCGCGCCACCGAGGACGTCGACGAGGCGATGGCGATGGACGACCTGCAGGCGTCCGGCGAGTTCCGCCTCCAGCTCCTTGAGGTGTACACTGAGCGGGCGCTCCGGTCGGCCGTCGCGGCGGCGGCGGCACCAGCGGCTGACTGA